From the Lampris incognitus isolate fLamInc1 chromosome 10, fLamInc1.hap2, whole genome shotgun sequence genome, one window contains:
- the srl gene encoding sarcalumenin isoform X2 gives MKGLVSICCFVSLLLLQATADDEDVTSVVRDRSHIEETLRLATEEKAGDYAAALQRLRKIYHSSIRPMEQAYKYNELRQHEISDGEITSKPMVLFLGPWSVGKSSMINYLLGLQDSPYQLYTGAEPTTSEFTVIMHGEKIRSVEGIVMAADSSRSFSPLEKFGQNFLEKLIGIEMPHKLLERVTFVDTPGIIENRKQQERGYPFNDVCQWFIDRADLIFVVFDPTKLDVGLELEMLFRQLKGRESQIRIILNKADNLATQDLMRVYGALFWSLAPLINVTEPPRVYVSSFWPYDYAADTSRELFKREEISLLEDLNQVIENRLENKIAFIRQHGIRVRIHGLLVDRYVQTFKDKMSFFSDPELVFNEIVDDPDKFYIFKSILAKTNVSKFDLPNRDAYRDFFGINQITSFKPLTAQCSYMGGCLLDKIERAITNELPALLSSINSGKQPGLSSCEATGCGEKPKNRYRKN, from the exons ATGAAGGGTCTAGTCTCAATCTGCTGCTTTGTCTCCCTGCTGCTCTTGCAGGCCACAGCAG ATGACGAGGATGTGACCTCTGTCGTCAGAGACAGAAGTCACATCGAGGAGACGCTGCGTCTCGCCACAGAGGAGAAGGCTGGAGACTATGCAG CGGCTCTACAGAGGTTGCGCAAGATTTACCACTCGTCTATCAGGCCCATGGAGCAGGCTTACAAGTACAATGAGCTGAGGCAGCACGAGATCTCAG ATGGAGAGATTACCTCCAAGCCCATGGTGCTGTTCCTGGGACCCTGGAGTGTAGGCAAGTCCTCCATGATCAATTACCTCCTGGGCTTGCAGGACAGTCCTTATCAACTCTACACGG GTGCTGAGCCCACTACCTCGGAGTTTACTGTGATCATGCACGGGGAGAAGATCCGCTCTGTGGAGGGTATTGTCATGGCTGCAGACAGCTCCCGCTCCTTCTCCCCTCTGGAGAAATTCGGCCAGAATTTTCTGGAAAAGCTGATCGGTATTGAGATGCCCCACAAGCTGCTGGAGCGCGTCACCTTTGTGGACACACCTGGAATCATTGAAAACCGCAAGCAGCAAGAGAGAG GTTACCCCTTCAATGATGTTTGCCAGTGGTTTATCGACCGAGCTGACCTGATCTTTGTGGTGTTCGACCCCACCAAGCTGGATGTGGGCCTGGAGCTGGAGATGCTCTTCAGGCAGCTGAAGGGCCGCGAGTCCCAGATCCGTATCATCCTCAACAAGGCTGACAACTTGGCCACCCAGGACCTGATGAGAGTCTACGGGGCCCTGTTCTGGAGTTTGGCTCCCCTCATCAATGTGACAGAGCCGCCCCGCGTCTACGTCAGCTCCTTCTGGCCATATGACTATGCTGCCGACACCAGCCGTGAGCTCTTCAAGCGCGAGGAGATCTCCCTCCTGGAGGACCTCAACCAGGTGATTGAGAACCGCCTAGAGAACAAGATTGCCTTCATCCGCCAGCACGGCATCCGTGTGCGCATCCACGGCCTGCTGGTGGACCGCTACGTGCAGACCTTTAAAGACAAGATGAGCTTCTTCAGCGACCCTGAACTTGTCTTTAACGAGATTGTGGATGACCCGGACAAATTCTACATCTTCAAGTCTATCCTGGCCAAAACCAACGTCAGCAAATTTGATCTTCCCAACCGTGACGCGTACCGCGACTTCTTCGGCATCAATCAGATCACCAGCTTCAAGCCCCTGACGGCGCAGTGCTCCTACATGGGCGGCTGCCTCCTGGATAAGATCGAGAGGGCGATCACCAACGAGCTACCCGCCCTCCTCAGCAGCATCAACTCCGGCAAGCAGCCCGGCCTGTCCTCCTGCGAGGCCACCGGCTGTGGCGAAAAGCCTAAGAATCGCTACCGGAAAAACTGA
- the srl gene encoding sarcalumenin isoform X1: MKGLVSICCFVSLLLLQATADDEDVTSVVRDRSHIEETLRLATEEKAGDYAAALQRLRKIYHSSIRPMEQAYKYNELRQHEISAYPGRTLGDSATDGEITSKPMVLFLGPWSVGKSSMINYLLGLQDSPYQLYTGAEPTTSEFTVIMHGEKIRSVEGIVMAADSSRSFSPLEKFGQNFLEKLIGIEMPHKLLERVTFVDTPGIIENRKQQERGYPFNDVCQWFIDRADLIFVVFDPTKLDVGLELEMLFRQLKGRESQIRIILNKADNLATQDLMRVYGALFWSLAPLINVTEPPRVYVSSFWPYDYAADTSRELFKREEISLLEDLNQVIENRLENKIAFIRQHGIRVRIHGLLVDRYVQTFKDKMSFFSDPELVFNEIVDDPDKFYIFKSILAKTNVSKFDLPNRDAYRDFFGINQITSFKPLTAQCSYMGGCLLDKIERAITNELPALLSSINSGKQPGLSSCEATGCGEKPKNRYRKN; the protein is encoded by the exons ATGAAGGGTCTAGTCTCAATCTGCTGCTTTGTCTCCCTGCTGCTCTTGCAGGCCACAGCAG ATGACGAGGATGTGACCTCTGTCGTCAGAGACAGAAGTCACATCGAGGAGACGCTGCGTCTCGCCACAGAGGAGAAGGCTGGAGACTATGCAG CGGCTCTACAGAGGTTGCGCAAGATTTACCACTCGTCTATCAGGCCCATGGAGCAGGCTTACAAGTACAATGAGCTGAGGCAGCACGAGATCTCAG CCTACCCCGGACGAACCCTGGGGGACTCAGCAACAG ATGGAGAGATTACCTCCAAGCCCATGGTGCTGTTCCTGGGACCCTGGAGTGTAGGCAAGTCCTCCATGATCAATTACCTCCTGGGCTTGCAGGACAGTCCTTATCAACTCTACACGG GTGCTGAGCCCACTACCTCGGAGTTTACTGTGATCATGCACGGGGAGAAGATCCGCTCTGTGGAGGGTATTGTCATGGCTGCAGACAGCTCCCGCTCCTTCTCCCCTCTGGAGAAATTCGGCCAGAATTTTCTGGAAAAGCTGATCGGTATTGAGATGCCCCACAAGCTGCTGGAGCGCGTCACCTTTGTGGACACACCTGGAATCATTGAAAACCGCAAGCAGCAAGAGAGAG GTTACCCCTTCAATGATGTTTGCCAGTGGTTTATCGACCGAGCTGACCTGATCTTTGTGGTGTTCGACCCCACCAAGCTGGATGTGGGCCTGGAGCTGGAGATGCTCTTCAGGCAGCTGAAGGGCCGCGAGTCCCAGATCCGTATCATCCTCAACAAGGCTGACAACTTGGCCACCCAGGACCTGATGAGAGTCTACGGGGCCCTGTTCTGGAGTTTGGCTCCCCTCATCAATGTGACAGAGCCGCCCCGCGTCTACGTCAGCTCCTTCTGGCCATATGACTATGCTGCCGACACCAGCCGTGAGCTCTTCAAGCGCGAGGAGATCTCCCTCCTGGAGGACCTCAACCAGGTGATTGAGAACCGCCTAGAGAACAAGATTGCCTTCATCCGCCAGCACGGCATCCGTGTGCGCATCCACGGCCTGCTGGTGGACCGCTACGTGCAGACCTTTAAAGACAAGATGAGCTTCTTCAGCGACCCTGAACTTGTCTTTAACGAGATTGTGGATGACCCGGACAAATTCTACATCTTCAAGTCTATCCTGGCCAAAACCAACGTCAGCAAATTTGATCTTCCCAACCGTGACGCGTACCGCGACTTCTTCGGCATCAATCAGATCACCAGCTTCAAGCCCCTGACGGCGCAGTGCTCCTACATGGGCGGCTGCCTCCTGGATAAGATCGAGAGGGCGATCACCAACGAGCTACCCGCCCTCCTCAGCAGCATCAACTCCGGCAAGCAGCCCGGCCTGTCCTCCTGCGAGGCCACCGGCTGTGGCGAAAAGCCTAAGAATCGCTACCGGAAAAACTGA